A region from the Prionailurus viverrinus isolate Anna chromosome E2, UM_Priviv_1.0, whole genome shotgun sequence genome encodes:
- the MAF gene encoding transcription factor Maf isoform X2, which produces MQSAQRSGERGTPRTRPGSSGGRRMASELAMSNSDLPTSPLAMEYVNDFDLMKFEVKKEPVETDRIISQCGRLIAGGSLSSTPMSTPCSSVPPSPSFSAPSPGSGSEQKAHLEDYYWMTGYPQQLNPEALGFSPEDAVEALISNSHQLQGGFDGYARGAQQLASAAGAGAGASLGGSGEEMGPAAAVVSAVIAAAAAQSGAGPHYHHHHHHHAAGHGHHHHPTAGAPGAAGSASASAGGAGGAGGGGPASAGGGGGGGGGGGGGGGGGGGGGAAGAGGALHPHHAAGGLHFDDRFSDEQLVTMSVRELNRQLRGVSKEEVIRLKQKRRTLKNRGYAQSCRFKRVQQRHVLESEKNQLLQQVDHLKQEISRLVRERDAYKEKYEKLVSSGFRENGSSSDNPSSPEFFMYPRESSTSVM; this is translated from the exons ATGCAAAGCGCGCAGCGGAGCGGCGAGCGGGGGACGCCGCGCACCCGGCCGGGCTCCTC cggcggcaggagAATGGCATCAGAACTGGCAATGAGCAACTCCGACCTGCCCACCAGTCCCCTGGCCATGGAATATGTTAATGACTTCGATCTGATGAAGTTTGAAGTGAAAAAGGAACCGGTGGAGACCGACCGCATCATCAGCCAGTGCGGCCGTCTCATCGCCGGGGGCTCGCTGTCCTCCACCCCCATGAGCACGCCGTGCAGCTCggtgcccccttcccccagcttcTCGGCGCCCAGCCCGGGCTCGGGCAGCGAGCAGAAGGCGCACCTGGAAGACTACTACTGGATGACCGGCTACCCGCAGCAGCTGAACCCCGAGGCGCTGGGCTTCAGCCCCGAGGACGCGGTCGAGGCGCTCATCAGCAACAGCCACCAGCTCCAGGGCGGCTTCGATGGCTACGCGCGCGGGGCGCAGCAGCTGGCCTCGGCGGCCGGGGCCGGCGCCGGCGCCTCCCTGGGCGGCAGCGGCGAGGAGATGGGCCCCGCCGCCGCCGTGGTGTCCGCCGTGATCGCCGCGGCCGCCGCGCAGAGCGGCGCGGGCCCgcattaccaccaccaccaccaccaccacgccGCCGGCCacggccaccaccaccacccgaCGGCCGGCGCGCCCGGCGCCGCGGGCAGCGCGTCCGCCTCGGCCGGtggcgcgggcggcgcgggcggcggtgGCCCGGCCAGCGCCGggggcggcggcggaggcggcggcggaggcggcggcggcggcggcggaggcggcggcgggggcgcggcgggggcggggggcgccctGCACCCGCACCACGCCGCGGGCGGCCTGCACTTCGACGACCGCTTCTCCGACGAGCAGCTGGTGACCATGTCGGTGCGCGAGCTGAACCGGCAGCTGCGCGGGGTCAGCAAGGAGGAGGTGATCCGGCTGAAGCAGAAGAGGCGGACCCTGAAAAACCGCGGCTATGCCCAGTCCTGCCGCTTCAAGAGGGTGCAGCAGAGACACGTCCTGGAGTCCGAGAAGAATCAGCTGCTGCAGCAGGTCGACCACCTCAAGCAGGAGATCTCCAGGCTGGTGCGCGAGAGGGACGCGTACAAGGAGAAATACGAGAAGTTGGTGAGCAGCGGCTTCCGAGAAAACGGCTCGAGCAGCGACAACCCGTCCTCTCCCGAGTTTTTCAT
- the MAF gene encoding transcription factor Maf isoform X1, translating into MQSAQRSGERGTPRTRPGSSGGRRMASELAMSNSDLPTSPLAMEYVNDFDLMKFEVKKEPVETDRIISQCGRLIAGGSLSSTPMSTPCSSVPPSPSFSAPSPGSGSEQKAHLEDYYWMTGYPQQLNPEALGFSPEDAVEALISNSHQLQGGFDGYARGAQQLASAAGAGAGASLGGSGEEMGPAAAVVSAVIAAAAAQSGAGPHYHHHHHHHAAGHGHHHHPTAGAPGAAGSASASAGGAGGAGGGGPASAGGGGGGGGGGGGGGGGGGGGGAAGAGGALHPHHAAGGLHFDDRFSDEQLVTMSVRELNRQLRGVSKEEVIRLKQKRRTLKNRGYAQSCRFKRVQQRHVLESEKNQLLQQVDHLKQEISRLVRERDAYKEKYEKLVSSGFRENGSSSDNPSSPEFFITEPTRELEPSVGYPTFWKAQQCVPASVLTK; encoded by the exons ATGCAAAGCGCGCAGCGGAGCGGCGAGCGGGGGACGCCGCGCACCCGGCCGGGCTCCTC cggcggcaggagAATGGCATCAGAACTGGCAATGAGCAACTCCGACCTGCCCACCAGTCCCCTGGCCATGGAATATGTTAATGACTTCGATCTGATGAAGTTTGAAGTGAAAAAGGAACCGGTGGAGACCGACCGCATCATCAGCCAGTGCGGCCGTCTCATCGCCGGGGGCTCGCTGTCCTCCACCCCCATGAGCACGCCGTGCAGCTCggtgcccccttcccccagcttcTCGGCGCCCAGCCCGGGCTCGGGCAGCGAGCAGAAGGCGCACCTGGAAGACTACTACTGGATGACCGGCTACCCGCAGCAGCTGAACCCCGAGGCGCTGGGCTTCAGCCCCGAGGACGCGGTCGAGGCGCTCATCAGCAACAGCCACCAGCTCCAGGGCGGCTTCGATGGCTACGCGCGCGGGGCGCAGCAGCTGGCCTCGGCGGCCGGGGCCGGCGCCGGCGCCTCCCTGGGCGGCAGCGGCGAGGAGATGGGCCCCGCCGCCGCCGTGGTGTCCGCCGTGATCGCCGCGGCCGCCGCGCAGAGCGGCGCGGGCCCgcattaccaccaccaccaccaccaccacgccGCCGGCCacggccaccaccaccacccgaCGGCCGGCGCGCCCGGCGCCGCGGGCAGCGCGTCCGCCTCGGCCGGtggcgcgggcggcgcgggcggcggtgGCCCGGCCAGCGCCGggggcggcggcggaggcggcggcggaggcggcggcggcggcggcggaggcggcggcgggggcgcggcgggggcggggggcgccctGCACCCGCACCACGCCGCGGGCGGCCTGCACTTCGACGACCGCTTCTCCGACGAGCAGCTGGTGACCATGTCGGTGCGCGAGCTGAACCGGCAGCTGCGCGGGGTCAGCAAGGAGGAGGTGATCCGGCTGAAGCAGAAGAGGCGGACCCTGAAAAACCGCGGCTATGCCCAGTCCTGCCGCTTCAAGAGGGTGCAGCAGAGACACGTCCTGGAGTCCGAGAAGAATCAGCTGCTGCAGCAGGTCGACCACCTCAAGCAGGAGATCTCCAGGCTGGTGCGCGAGAGGGACGCGTACAAGGAGAAATACGAGAAGTTGGTGAGCAGCGGCTTCCGAGAAAACGGCTCGAGCAGCGACAACCCGTCCTCTCCCGAGTTTTTCAT AACTGAGCCCACTCGTGAGTTGGAGCCATCAGTGGGATACCCCACGTTTTGGAAGGCCCAGCAATGCGTACCTGCCAGTGTACTCACAAAATGA
- the MAF gene encoding transcription factor Maf isoform X3 — MASELAMSNSDLPTSPLAMEYVNDFDLMKFEVKKEPVETDRIISQCGRLIAGGSLSSTPMSTPCSSVPPSPSFSAPSPGSGSEQKAHLEDYYWMTGYPQQLNPEALGFSPEDAVEALISNSHQLQGGFDGYARGAQQLASAAGAGAGASLGGSGEEMGPAAAVVSAVIAAAAAQSGAGPHYHHHHHHHAAGHGHHHHPTAGAPGAAGSASASAGGAGGAGGGGPASAGGGGGGGGGGGGGGGGGGGGGAAGAGGALHPHHAAGGLHFDDRFSDEQLVTMSVRELNRQLRGVSKEEVIRLKQKRRTLKNRGYAQSCRFKRVQQRHVLESEKNQLLQQVDHLKQEISRLVRERDAYKEKYEKLVSSGFRENGSSSDNPSSPEFFITEPTRELEPSVGYPTFWKAQQCVPASVLTK; from the exons ATGGCATCAGAACTGGCAATGAGCAACTCCGACCTGCCCACCAGTCCCCTGGCCATGGAATATGTTAATGACTTCGATCTGATGAAGTTTGAAGTGAAAAAGGAACCGGTGGAGACCGACCGCATCATCAGCCAGTGCGGCCGTCTCATCGCCGGGGGCTCGCTGTCCTCCACCCCCATGAGCACGCCGTGCAGCTCggtgcccccttcccccagcttcTCGGCGCCCAGCCCGGGCTCGGGCAGCGAGCAGAAGGCGCACCTGGAAGACTACTACTGGATGACCGGCTACCCGCAGCAGCTGAACCCCGAGGCGCTGGGCTTCAGCCCCGAGGACGCGGTCGAGGCGCTCATCAGCAACAGCCACCAGCTCCAGGGCGGCTTCGATGGCTACGCGCGCGGGGCGCAGCAGCTGGCCTCGGCGGCCGGGGCCGGCGCCGGCGCCTCCCTGGGCGGCAGCGGCGAGGAGATGGGCCCCGCCGCCGCCGTGGTGTCCGCCGTGATCGCCGCGGCCGCCGCGCAGAGCGGCGCGGGCCCgcattaccaccaccaccaccaccaccacgccGCCGGCCacggccaccaccaccacccgaCGGCCGGCGCGCCCGGCGCCGCGGGCAGCGCGTCCGCCTCGGCCGGtggcgcgggcggcgcgggcggcggtgGCCCGGCCAGCGCCGggggcggcggcggaggcggcggcggaggcggcggcggcggcggcggaggcggcggcgggggcgcggcgggggcggggggcgccctGCACCCGCACCACGCCGCGGGCGGCCTGCACTTCGACGACCGCTTCTCCGACGAGCAGCTGGTGACCATGTCGGTGCGCGAGCTGAACCGGCAGCTGCGCGGGGTCAGCAAGGAGGAGGTGATCCGGCTGAAGCAGAAGAGGCGGACCCTGAAAAACCGCGGCTATGCCCAGTCCTGCCGCTTCAAGAGGGTGCAGCAGAGACACGTCCTGGAGTCCGAGAAGAATCAGCTGCTGCAGCAGGTCGACCACCTCAAGCAGGAGATCTCCAGGCTGGTGCGCGAGAGGGACGCGTACAAGGAGAAATACGAGAAGTTGGTGAGCAGCGGCTTCCGAGAAAACGGCTCGAGCAGCGACAACCCGTCCTCTCCCGAGTTTTTCAT AACTGAGCCCACTCGTGAGTTGGAGCCATCAGTGGGATACCCCACGTTTTGGAAGGCCCAGCAATGCGTACCTGCCAGTGTACTCACAAAATGA